A single region of the Lepus europaeus isolate LE1 chromosome 1, mLepTim1.pri, whole genome shotgun sequence genome encodes:
- the NMUR1 gene encoding LOW QUALITY PROTEIN: neuromedin-U receptor 1 (The sequence of the model RefSeq protein was modified relative to this genomic sequence to represent the inferred CDS: deleted 1 base in 1 codon): MLCNGSEAKGVSEDLNLTDEELRLKYLGPQQTELFVPICATYLLIFAVGAVGNGLTCLVILRHTAMRTPTNCYLFSLAVSDLLVLLVGLPLELYEMWRNYPFLLGTGGCYFRTLLFETVCLASVLNVTALSVERYVAVVHPLRARSVVTHAHVRRVLGVIWSLAVLCSLPNTSLHGIRQLYVPCRGPVPDSAMCVLVRPQTLYNLVVQTTALLFFCLPMATISMLYLLIGLRLRRERLLLPPRKGTRASNARSLQLQDRGRRQVTKMLFVLVVVFGVCWAPFHADRLMWSFVFQWTDDLVLAFQYLHVVSGVFFYLGSAANPVLYSLMSSRFREAFQEALGLGAWHHRHRAQHGSHSFSRGTVGSTLYELGCPGNRAPLAGNGGPEGQQETDLS, translated from the exons ATGCTCTGCAATGGCAGTGAGGCCAAGGGGGTCTCCGAGGACTTGAACCTGACCGACGAGGAGCtgcggctcaagtacctggggccgCAGCAGACGGAGCTGTTCGTGCCCATCTGTGCCACGTACCTGCTGATCTTTGCGGTGGGAGCCGTGGGCAATGGGCTGACCTGCCTGGTCATCCTACGCCACACGGCCATGCGCACGCCCACCAACTGCTACCTCTTC AGCCTGGCGGTGTCTgacctgctggtgctgctggtgggCTTGCCCCTGGAGCTCTATGAGATGTGGCGCAACTACCCGTTCCTGCTGGGCACCGGCGGCTGCTACTTCCGCACTCTGCTCTTCGAGACGGTCTGCCTGGCCTCGGTGCTCAATGTCACGGCCCTGAGCGTGGAGCGCTACGTGGCCGTGGTGCACCCACTCCGGGCCAGGTCCGTGGTGACGCACGCTCACGTGCGCCGTGTGCTTGGGGTCATCTGGAGCCTGGCCGTGCTCTGCTCTCTGCCCAACACCAGCCTGCACGGCATCCGGCAGCTGTACGTGCCCTGCAGGGGCCCTGTGCCCGACTCGGCCATGTGCGTGCTGGTGCGCCCCCAGACCCTCTACAACCTGGTGGTGCAGACCACGGCGCTGCTCTTCTTCTGCCTGCCCATGGCCACCATCAGCATGCTCTACCTGCTCATCGGGCTGCGGCTGCGCCGGGAGAGgctgctgctgccgcccaggAAGGGGACCAGGGCCAGCAACGCTCGAAGCCTCCAGCTGCAGGACAGGGGCCGAAGACAGGTGACCAAGATGCTGT TTGTGTTGGTGGTGGTATTTGGCGTCTGCTGGGCACCGTTCCACGCTGACCGGCTCATGTGGAGCTTCGTGTTCCAGTGGACGGACGACCTGGTCCTGGCCTTCCAGTACTTACACGTTGTCTCCGGCGTCTTCTTCTACCTCGGCTCGGCCGCCAATCCGGTGCTCTACAGCCTCATGTCCAGCCGCTTCCGGGAGGCCTTTCAGGAAGCCCTGGGCCTTGGGGCCTGGCACCACCGCCACAGGGCGCAGCACGGCTCCCACAGCTTCAGCAGGGGGACCGTGGGCAGCACCCTCTATGAATTGGGCTGCCCGGGCAACAGGGCCCCCCTGGCTGGGAACGGAGGCCCAGAGGGGCAGCAGGAGACTGACCTCTCCTGA